GGACACAACAGAAAAGAACAGAGAAAAAGTACATCAAAAGGTGCTAAAGGAAATACAGCCATTTTGAACAATGTATTAAAGACCctactttaaatatataatatgatatgaaGATTTTAATTCGTTCTTATTACTTTTGTTGAGAAGGGGCAGGGATGAGAATTTGCATCTGGCGTGGCTTGTCAAGGAACTATAAAcagtataattataaaaagaagaGCATGACGGTGATAAATTAGAATTGGAATGATAATTGACAACTCAACACAACCAtgaagaaaagataaatataaaacgTTCAATAGTATGTTTTGGACAGAAGTGTTTAGAGTGGAGATACCAAATAAGAGTTTAgttgttaattttgttattttcagtTCATGGTCCTAGTTATCTCCAATCTGATGGGgggttttctttctctttccctGACTGGTCTTTTTACCCTATGCATTGTATCAGAACTCTATAACAACATCTGATTTGTATATGGGTTGACTACCCATTGTACCtcaattatcaatatatttctctctttgccgataaaaaaaaaactctcacCTATTTGCCTTTCCTCCCAACCAAGTTATGAAACAAGAGGAAATCTATCAACAGTAGCTTCTCTATCCCTTCCCTGCCCTTCTTTAGTGTTGATAATTGAATCCAAAGCAAAAGCCTCTTATGTATCTTGCCAATTTGGGCACAAAAATTCGAATCCCCCCTCCACCTCACTTTGGAGGAAGCTCTGTAAAATGGACAGGCTGAATAGGGATAATAAGAATAAACAGAGGAAGAGGACTCTCCCACGTACACCAGGCTCTTGGCCCTCTGATCATGCACAATTGAACCAGTATGGGGGGATATACTTATAAGGGTAAAGGGGAGCAAAAGTAAAGTTTGGTGATCGTAAATTAGTTCTTTCGCATTATTTTCtatgaatttatattaaaaaatagccTTTTTTGTTCCAAGTTGTTTAATCTGGAAAATTATGGATTTTGATTGATACCCCCATGTTGAATTCTTGTATGGCGGTTCACTTTTTGTTTCCTATGGTGCCAGGACATAAAATTTTGGACTATTTGGATAACCCAGATTGAATTCGTGCATAACTGGCTTGGGAATATTCACTGTTTGTTCTACGTTGCTTTGGGTGCCCACTTTCATTTATTTGGACAATTTTTGAGTTTTGAGTGATAATTTGATACCTTGACAAATTCATGCAGGCGCTGATTGAAAATGTTGTGTTTGTTGCTTCTGACTCACCCAACAAGCGCTGATTGTTGGTCCTGTCATCTGTGGCTCCCAACTTTTTCTCTGAAATACTCATCAGTCATGAATACTATTGGTCCTCGTGAATAATTCAAGATTAACTGGGTTGAATACGTGCAGGAATTTCATGTTTTCTTCCCATGTATGTAACTATGCATTGCGGTGCTTAATTTCTGGAAGATATAGTCCTGCCCTAGGTCGTAAAACTGTGTACATGGATTTCTTGTTGCAGTTCCGCATGCCCAAATATACCTTGTTTCTGTTGGTTACAAGACATTTCTTACTAgacacttttaaaaaaaagtgaaatagtcttttttttttattaatttcttatgtCTTTCCCTTCACTTCCTTATTCCTTTATATTTCTTCACCATTTCTTTCCTctcaatttcatttcatttcccATTGAATCAGTGCTAAACAGTTTCTAACAGAAAGCAAGCAGGGGGAGAAGGCATTACTCTGGTTAACTTATTTTTTCAACAAGCAAACTAAACCAGTACTATAGTTGAAGGCATACATGAGCAACTCATTTAATAGATGCACCCTAACAAATCTAGATTGTCTAACGAACCCCAGTATTTAAAGCTTAATTTGAATACCACTTCACGAGCATATAACCTAATTAGATAATTAGAGTTTTAATTCAGAGCAATAAAATAGCCAAATCAACACGCAAGAAAGTTCACCACACCCTATAAATCAATGCAAAACAAAGCTAGGAACCCTGGACCGCAAGCAATAAAGTTATTTCCTCTTATCTCATCCTCACAAAACTTCTCTCGCAGTTCCAATGATTCTTGCAACCAGTAACACACCATATGAATGAATTTATCCAAACCGCTTGTAAGTTCAAAACAATCATAATCCGATAAAAAACAGTGATAAATAAACACATTCCAACCCATGAAAAACTAACCTAATCCGATTAACTCCTTGACCGAAACAATGTGAATAGACAAAACAGTTACCTTCATGCCATGACTGCAAAGTTCTGCAGCTTATCACAGTGAGGAGTAGGCAGATTCCTATTCCAACTCCGTCTCTGCATCTCCACCTGACAGTATCTCCGAAGCATACTCCTGTAATCCTTTAGCACACTTTCCTCAACCGCCACACGAGCATCACTCCCCACCGGATAATTCCCTTCAAACTCCTGCGATTTCACAAAGAACTGCACCCCGTGCAGCTCAGTCGTTTTCGGAATCTGGTAGTTGTAATGCTTGTGCAAGGAATACTCAGGCTCAGAAAACGGCAAGTACGCGAGAACAATAATAATCAAAAGCGGCAAAAGCTGAATCAGAAGCATAACATTGTGATGCCTCCCTCCCGATCCATCGTTAACCTCAGTCCTATGGGGATTCCCCATGCCGCGGGGCCTGAAAACATGGTTCCTCCCAAACACATCGGAGTGTCCGAAGAAAGCCCTAAATATTTCGTCGGGATCGAACTCGTCTTCAAAGAAATCACGCGTCGTGGTTGCCGTCGTCGTCCTTCTCCGCCTCCGCCGGTAAGCGTTCACCTCGCCGTGGTCGAAATCATCGACGGTTCCGGTCTGGTCATACATCCTTCTAGAACCGTCATCGCTCAAACACTTGAAAGCCTTCGAGACTTTCTTGAACGCGTCTTCTGAGCCGGGCGCTTTGTTCTTATCGGGATGAACCTTCAGTGATAGCTTCCGATACGCTTTCCGAATCTCTTCGACGGAGCAGCTCTTCTCCAATCCAAGAATCGCGTAGTAGTCGCTCTTTCCTTTGATTTCCCTAATCAACCGAACGTTCTCCTCCGTGTAACTCACGTGACTCCTCTCCCCGTTCAAACGTTCTCCCCGCGAAGAAGTACCAGTAGCCTGCGCGCCATGAGCGGCAGTGGCGGAGGACTGAGAATCAAGACCCTCGCACTTCTGTAGCAATGATTGAATCGGCAAATCGCGGTTTAGCCGCTTAGCGATTCTGAGGAATTTCACGGCGCGGTCTTTGTTCCCCGACGCGATTGCTTCCTCGGCGATCCGAACGCAGCGCAATGCTTCGTCCTTGTTACCTTCCATTGCGGAAACAGCTACTTCCCTTACTAACTCGGAATTTGAGTGGAACAGTAGCACATGCTGAATGAAATTGATTGAGCAAAACctaattacaataaattaagATCGACAGACATTAAACGTTGCTGTGATTTGTAAATTTTCTGGGGAGATTGTGTTGTTTGCTCGGCAATTATAATCACGAACTGAAGGAGAATCTGTTATaccaaaacttttttttttggaagaattTTTCGTTTTACACTGATAAGTCATTTATAACATCTCACTCACTGcaaatacattttcaattttttttttaattattcgaGCAAGTATGGTTAATTTTATCATAGTAAAATTTTGTAAGAgaatttttatgtaattattgaCAGTGTTTTGATAatgattaataatttgattgaaGTTGTTGAGAGGCTTGATTGTAGATAACTTTGAtgtgaataatttattataaatttggtacgattaattgaaataatcaattttatctCACTAGTGCTCGGATTGTGTGATAATTGATTGATACGGGGAGTTATTTCTActtttatgtataaataattgACTATGATTAAGTTtgcatttcaaattattaacatatgtagtaaatgatgttaaaatattataaaaaaaatattatcaaaatatcaattatttaataatatattgtcgtaataactataataatatattaaaatttattatttattatttatgtattattattatgctCTGTGAGTTTTAGTTGCTTTTGTGGGTGTGGAGTTAGGTACTACATGACAAGTATAGGTTGTGAATGTTGGGTGTTGTATGATTGGTGTGGTTGTTTTGTAACAGTGTCTCATTTAAATGTTATTTCATGAAGGCATATCTGTTGTGGCTACAATGACCCAACGACAcgcttaattttatttcataacaGGATTGGCATTTTAAAGAGCACAcggacaaaaaaaattaaatgtaagaggtttttttgtaatgttttcttcttctgcttATCAGCCTTTTGGTTTATGAAATTGTGATTTTATTATTAGGAAACTAATGTGATGacgaaattaaatttataatattaaatgaatatgttGCCAATGCATATTACATCAAATCTAGTCTCCCAAGAGGAAACTTAATAGATAGAGAGATTCAATGTCACTTGAGAGTAAACGTTTACATGAGAAATTATCATTTACTTAAAGTCACTTTCAGTGACCATATGATCCTCCTATAAGGAATCTCATGTTGGCTATATTTCCCTgtgatttaattttacataaataaagaaatgagataaatatatttttaaccttttaattttaatacaaaattcttttaattttaaaaccaaattGAAATTTGTCCTATACAAAATTTtgctatattttaatttttaaacttaaaaaattaataaatataactattttaatccaattatattaatctttttttatatatgaaatatatgttttaactaaaattaaaacaaaaacatgttaaatgatataaacattcaaatcttaatataaaagaaatttgatacgtccaaaacatataatataattaaattaaaaacaattacgtaaaatttaagaattaaaatatatcaaaatctaaaaaataacaaataagaattatatttgaaaatttaaggaCCTGAAAGAAATACGTACAGCTAACAATAAAGTATCATATCCTTAATTGGTTATTATTTTGCATTCTTAACTTTTATTAacaaagaaaatttcttttGTCTGAACAGTTATTATAAAGTTCTCATCATATTTACATTAACATATTTGTCTGAAAAGACTGATCTTTCATGGTGCAATGTCGCATATAAATGCGATTTTGGTATGCTAAAATCTAGAATAAATGTTTATGTTAGTTTTCTTCATCAGAATCGAAAGACTGTTTTTTCCTTACAGATTGTATGGCATCCCTGCGATTCACATCTTTGGAATTAAACATACCAGTACGAGACTTGACTTTAGGAACACTACAAGAACGAAGAGGTGGTGTACCCGTTCCCTTGTTTATTTCCCTGAGCACAGAACGAGCTGTTGCTGCAGCTGCAGCATCTGCCATTGCTGAAGCGACTTTTGAATCACTTGGAAGCTTTTCACTTGCCATACTTTGTCCAACTGCTTGTCCTTGTGTCTTGGTCAGGCTCTTAGAACCATCAGGTGATTGATTTGAACCTGATTTTGGCTTGGTTCCAACCACGGCTTCAGCAACTGTTGCTTTAGCTTTTGCAgcttcatattttttaatatcataaataaGCTCTTTCTGCAGCTGTTTATCAGCAACCAATATGTCGTCAATCTCATTCTTGTAGTCCTTTAGAATAATCCGGAGGCACTCCATGAGAGAACCTATCAGGGGACTATTCTTGGTTTCCAACAGACGTTTTAATTCTATGAAGATGGGGACTGTATTTTGGATAAGGCTCTTCTTGACTGCCTGAGTTACGGCCTTTCCTCTAGCTGCAGATCCATTGTCTCCTTCTTCCTCTATGTCTGCTGACTCTGATGATGCTCGAGTAGATGGAATGCGTATCTCTTTACAGCCAAGAATTCCAAAAGCATCCTGATCCCACAATTAATGTTAGAGTTAGAACATAAATCACACATGAAATAAGACCATAGTAAAGGCACTGCTGGCTTCTTTCCTATTCCAATACATTCGCATTACCAAGagttcacacacacacatatgcTTAGCATTAATGACAACCCGGAGACCACAGCTGGTACATATTAATACCTCTAGAACAGACTGTGCAGTTGCATCTTCTATATTGAGCATACCATCAGAAGCTGCAGCTAGAATTTCTGCACATAACTTGGCAAAGGTTGCTAGAAGATGCTCCGGAGCCATTTGTTTCAGTAAAGAGACATAAATGTGCATCCTTTTGGACCTTGGCTCTTCATCAGTACCCCTGTAAACAATACATACTTGATATGAATATATAATCTGAAATAAATAGCTGTGTTGCCAATTGCTAATTCGGGGTTCCATTACCTGATGGAAAAACTTTGACTTTCCTTTCGTGACCCATGGGACTCACGGTGTCCATTATGGGCATGACAATCGTTCAGTACAAAGACAGCCTCGACAAAACTATTGTATGCTAAAAGTGGAGACTTGACTgttgaaagaaacaaaacagCTAAAGTCCAATGACAAagatattaaatcaaattatatcacTGCAAACGTAACTATCAAGCTTCACACCTTTCAAAATATTTCCAAAAAGAAAATCCGCTAGCCGTCTTATCTTTTCTGATTCGTCAACAAGTGACAAAAGGAACCGAAGAAATAGCACTCCTCTCCATTTCACATAGTCCCTCTagacaaaagagaaaatatgttttagcaaataaataatactattaCTCCCCTTCCCGTTTAGAAGAGATAAAGGAAAACAAgccataaattaaaattatttgactCAAAAAATACCTGCAACAATCTGGATAGCAATATGAATGTTTGCCTTCTCACGAGTTCACAAGGATCTAAGAGGCACCTTGTGATCTTTGTTATGTAACTGATAACTTCCATGAAAACAGATTAGAATAACAAGAagaatatttacaaatatatatatatatatatatatatatatacacacacacacgtatgtatgtatgtatataataaaatttaaatactttggACCTCTCCCCCAGCTCAATACAAAAATTACTCCTTTGCGTAGTGTACAGTGTGCTACGTGTTTACCATAATGAACAAAAAAAACCTACAATACTATACcctttcaaattcaaagtcacGTAAAGGCAGTAAAAAGAAGCTTACCAATCAACAAGTGCGGTGTACCGGACACAAAAATCTGCCATCATGACCACAATGTTGTTGCGAAGTGCTGCAGATTCGCTCTTTTCAAGCTCCTACGTATATGTATTTTGTAACAGACAATATATTGAgaagtgagaaaaaaatataatagtcaATGAGGCATAACATAAACATCAATGCAACAGGAACTACCTGTACAAACAGAGGAATATAATTCTTGGCTAGCTTCCCATCAGCAAGGCAAAGCTTGCCCATGGAAAGCCACCCTTGAATATAAAAAGAAGGAGCTTCATGTTGTAACGAAGTTGAAGGGCCAGGTAGGTTATTTAATTTATGACCAGAACTCCCAGAAGTAATGATGGTATGCATTAGGGGAACTACATTGCCCATATCAGCAGATGGGCAAACAATAGCCAGAGACCCAACTGTATAAATCGCTGTAACTGCTTTAGACAATGCCTTGGAAATTGCTACTGATTTCCTGCCTTTCCTAGTCCCACTTCTGGGAGGAGTGAAGAAGCTTCCTTCCGCATTTTTTTCTGAATTATCTGAAATGAATTTTTCTATTATTGCAGAAGCCCTGGCGAGAACTTGGTCGATCCATTTCAAGATTAATGATTCTGCCTCTTCGAGATTTGAAGCTTTCCGCTTGCATAATGTTTTTAGTGCTTTTAAATGAGCGTCAACCTATCaagaaaaattaacaattcAATATGGTATACTTTTTAACTATATGATTTACATAGCGTCAACCTGAACCATTACCATTCTGTTCTGCCTCCCCACCTGAGTTTAACTTGTCCAGATTTATTAATTCGGTTACCAACTaattttttcaatgaaaatagTAGTTCCATTTACTATTAATAAATCTATTATGCCAGCGCTGTTCCATATACAAGTAAGATAGCTTGGCTAATTGCACAAGAAACTAAGATAATCATGGAACtaatatttctttattcaaTGAAAATGCTGTATAAAGAGTTTTCAGTTTTTTTCATTGTGGGGCTAGGAGTGTAAGTAGAACAAAGATAGGACATGAAAATAGAACTCAGAATGATATTTACACAGTTAAGACCATGCAGAAGTGTTAGTTTTAAGGCAACTGTCAGTCCAGTCTAGTCCACAAGAAATTACCATCATAAAGAGATTTGataccaaaatatattataagtgTTGAGAAATTacaatatatgaagaaaaatatgataataaggAAAAGAATCCAGGgtattcattaataaattttaaatctggTGGATGAAAATGTCTTGATTTACATCCagataatcattttaaaatgaCACAAGAGGCAATTTTTTAGAAGCCAGTATCGAATTCAGTCATTAATACCATGCAATGATTACCTCCGTTGAGTGCATGTTGAATGCTTGAACTCGTTTGAGCAAGTTATGAGCTAAATCAGCTGCGGGTTCAGGGGGCAGCTCCACAGAAACATTA
This Vigna angularis cultivar LongXiaoDou No.4 chromosome 4, ASM1680809v1, whole genome shotgun sequence DNA region includes the following protein-coding sequences:
- the LOC108321137 gene encoding chaperone protein dnaJ 49, with protein sequence MEGNKDEALRCVRIAEEAIASGNKDRAVKFLRIAKRLNRDLPIQSLLQKCEGLDSQSSATAAHGAQATGTSSRGERLNGERSHVSYTEENVRLIREIKGKSDYYAILGLEKSCSVEEIRKAYRKLSLKVHPDKNKAPGSEDAFKKVSKAFKCLSDDGSRRMYDQTGTVDDFDHGEVNAYRRRRRRTTTATTTRDFFEDEFDPDEIFRAFFGHSDVFGRNHVFRPRGMGNPHRTEVNDGSGGRHHNVMLLIQLLPLLIIIVLAYLPFSEPEYSLHKHYNYQIPKTTELHGVQFFVKSQEFEGNYPVGSDARVAVEESVLKDYRSMLRRYCQVEMQRRSWNRNLPTPHCDKLQNFAVMA